Below is a window of Fulvitalea axinellae DNA.
AATATTGCACAAGCCGTATTCGGCGAACATGTCGGCATATTTTTCTTTGTATTCCTCTACCGGCAAGTCAGGCAAAATCAAACCATCAACGCCCACTTCTTTGCATTTCATACAGAAACGCTCGACGCCGTATACCAAAACGGTATTGAAATAGCCCATCAAGACAATCGGCGTTTGGGTATGCTGGCGGATATCGGCCAATTGCTCCAAAAGCAATTTTAAATTCATGCCGTTATCCAATGCCTGCTGACCGCTAGCCTGAATCGTCGGGCCGTCGGCAACGGGGTCTGAATACGGGATGCCGACTTCTATGATATCAGCTCCGGAATCGGCTAACGAACGTAAAACTTTTGTCGTATCGCCCAAACCCGGATACCCAGCCGTGAAGTAAACGGCCAATATATTATTTTGCTTTTCTTGAAAAAGCTTATCGATTCTATTCATTTCGATCACAAAAGTAGGTTTAATAGGGTAAAGAGTAAAGCGTCCAGAGTAAATAGTCTGCATGGTAATTTCTACTCTTTACTGCTTTTAGTATTTCCCGTAACGGATATACGTTTCCAAATCTTTGTCGCCACGGCCGGAGAGGTTCAATACCACTATATCTTCGGGTTTGAAGTCGATCTTATCCAAAGCGGCTAGTGCGTGCGATGATTCCACGGCTGGGATGATGCCTTCGGTTTTGCTGAGGAGAATTCCTGCGTCCAAGGCTTCTTCGTCGGTTACGTAAACGAAGTGTCCTCGGCCCGAATCGTAAAGGTGTGCGTGAAGTGGTCCGATACCTGGGTAGTCAAGTCCGGCGGATACCGAATAAGGCTCCACCACTTGTCCGTCTTCGGTCTGCATCACGATGGTCTTACTTCCGTGCAGTACGCCTGGCTTACCTAGAGCCGTAGTCGCGGCACTTTCGCCTGATTTGAGGCCTTTTCCAGCTGCTTCCGCTACCACCAATTTCACTTTAGGAGTATCAAGGTAATGATAGAATGCGCCGGCGGCGTTACTTCCTCCGCCTACGCATGCGATTACGTAATCGGGATTTTCATTACCTGTGTGCTCTTTCAATTGGAATTTGATCTCCTCGCTGATCACCGACTGAAATCTGGCCACCATATCCGGGTAAGGATGCGGACCTACAACGGAACCGATAATGTAATGCGTATCGTCAGGATGCGCCAACCAATGTCGCATAGCTTCGTTGGTGGCGTCTTTCAAGGTCTTGCTTCCGCTTGTTGCAGGAACTACCTCGGCACCGAGGATTCTCATACGTTCCACATTCGGTTTTTGGCGCTTCATATCGATCTCGCCCATGTACACAACACAGTCCAAGCCCGTCAATGCGCAAACGGTCGCCGTTGCCACGCCGTGCTGGCCAGCACCTGTTTCGGCGATGATTTTCTTTTTGCCCAATTTCTTAGCCATCAGTATTTGCCCGATG
It encodes the following:
- the trpB gene encoding tryptophan synthase subunit beta, which encodes MNTDTNTQSIFQVDEKGYYGEFGGAFIPEMLYPNVEELRENYLRIMSEPSFKAEFDKLLKDYVGRPSPLYFAERLSERYGAKIYLKREDLNHTGAHKINNTIGQILMAKKLGKKKIIAETGAGQHGVATATVCALTGLDCVVYMGEIDMKRQKPNVERMRILGAEVVPATSGSKTLKDATNEAMRHWLAHPDDTHYIIGSVVGPHPYPDMVARFQSVISEEIKFQLKEHTGNENPDYVIACVGGGSNAAGAFYHYLDTPKVKLVVAEAAGKGLKSGESAATTALGKPGVLHGSKTIVMQTEDGQVVEPYSVSAGLDYPGIGPLHAHLYDSGRGHFVYVTDEEALDAGILLSKTEGIIPAVESSHALAALDKIDFKPEDIVVLNLSGRGDKDLETYIRYGKY
- the trpA gene encoding tryptophan synthase subunit alpha, producing the protein MQTIYSGRFTLYPIKPTFVIEMNRIDKLFQEKQNNILAVYFTAGYPGLGDTTKVLRSLADSGADIIEVGIPYSDPVADGPTIQASGQQALDNGMNLKLLLEQLADIRQHTQTPIVLMGYFNTVLVYGVERFCMKCKEVGVDGLILPDLPVEEYKEKYADMFAEYGLCNILLISPTTKEERIRQIDEISTGFLYMVSSNAITGAKGSVEDAQEEYFKRIEAMNLKTPRLIGFGISNRQTFERASKYASGAIIGSAFVNLLTENEKDFDGPIREFVKEVKGL